The sequence CCGAGCAGCGCCCAGGCGCGCGCCTCCCTGCCCACCGGCCCCGGCGGGTCCTCGGGGACGAGCGCGAGGCCCTTGTCGAGCCAGTAGTGCCCCTCGGAGATCGCGGCGCGTGCCCGCCAGTACGGCCACAGGTGCGCGGCGAGCAGCAGCCCGGCGCTCGCGCGCTCCGGGCTGTCGCTCGTGAGGGAGAGGCCGAGGGCGGCGCGCAGGTGCGGGATCTCCTCGTGCACCGCGCGGTGCAGCGCCGGCTGCTCGGAGCTGAGGAGCCGCGTGTGCAGCCGGGCGGCGAGGGCCGCGTAGTACGTGAGGAAACGGTCCCGCACCGCCTCGGCCCCGGGCGTCTCGGCGAGCCGCCCGGCCCCGTACTCGCGCAGCGTGTCGAGCATCCGGTACCGGCCGCCGCCCGCCCCGGGGCGCTGTACGACGGACTTGTCGACGAGCCCGATGAGGTGCCGGAACACGTCCCGCGCGGGCAGCTCGCCGCCCGTGTCCCCGCACACCGCCTCGGCCGCCTCCGGCGTGAAGGGCCCGTCGAAGACCGAGAGCCGCGCCCACAGCAGCCGCTCCGCCGGGGTGCACAGCTCGTACGACCAGTCGACGGCGGTACGGAGCGTCTGGTGCCGGGTCAGCGCGGTGCGGCGCCCGCCGGTGAGGACGTGGAAGCGGTCGTCCACGCGGTCGAGGAGCTGGTCGAGCGGGGCGGCGCGCAGGCGCACGGCGGCGAGTTCGAGCGCGAGCGGGATGCCGTCGAGGCGCCGCACGAGCGCCCGCACCCGCGCGGCGTCTGCCCCGCGCGCGGCGAACCCGGGCGCGGCGTCGGCGGCGCGCTGGGCGAAGAGCGCCACGGCGTCGTCCTCGTCGAGCGGCGCGAGCGCGCGGCAGTGCTCGCCGGGGACGTCGAGGGGCTGGCGGCTCGTCGCGAGCACGCTCACGCCGGGCGCCTCGCGGAGCACGAGGTCGGCGAGCGCCGCGCAGGCGTCGAGCAGGTGTTCGCAGGTGTCGAGGACGACGAGCGCCTGACGCTCGCGCAGGTGTGCGACGACGGCGTCGAGCGCGGGCCGCCCCGAGGGCCCGTACGGGGCCGAGGCGGGCCCCTCCTGCGCACTGGACTCCGGCAGCCCGAGCACGGCGGCGAGCGTCGCGGGCAGCAGTTCGGGATCGCGCAGGGCCGACAGCTCGGCGAGCCACACCCCGTCGGGATACCGCTCCCGCGCCGCGGCGGCGACGCGCAGGGCGGTCCGGCTCTTCCCCACGCCACCGGGCCCGATGACGGTCAACAGCCGTACCCCGCCGAGCACATCGCCCAGCTCGGCGACCTCGCGCTCCCGCCCCACGAACCGGGTCACCTCGACCGGCAACCCACCCCGCCGCCCCTGCCCGAACCCACCGCGCACGCCCCGCCCCCGTCCCCTGAAGCCCGAACTGCCACCGGCAGACACCGCCTGATCGCGTCCCAGCGTACGCATGGGGG comes from Streptomyces sp. Tu6071 and encodes:
- a CDS encoding ATP-binding protein; the protein is MPVEVTRFVGREREVAELGDVLGGVRLLTVIGPGGVGKSRTALRVAAAARERYPDGVWLAELSALRDPELLPATLAAVLGLPESSAQEGPASAPYGPSGRPALDAVVAHLRERQALVVLDTCEHLLDACAALADLVLREAPGVSVLATSRQPLDVPGEHCRALAPLDEDDAVALFAQRAADAAPGFAARGADAARVRALVRRLDGIPLALELAAVRLRAAPLDQLLDRVDDRFHVLTGGRRTALTRHQTLRTAVDWSYELCTPAERLLWARLSVFDGPFTPEAAEAVCGDTGGELPARDVFRHLIGLVDKSVVQRPGAGGGRYRMLDTLREYGAGRLAETPGAEAVRDRFLTYYAALAARLHTRLLSSEQPALHRAVHEEIPHLRAALGLSLTSDSPERASAGLLLAAHLWPYWRARAAISEGHYWLDKGLALVPEDPPGPVGREARAWALLGSGSFGLWTGDLPLAAERLTRCLAEARRYGYEDVARYAEGHLAGTRLLSGDAEGTLETMARLRGEFDARGDGLGIAMIYHEEAIVWAVLGETERARAMCDHILGHLAAHAPGECQLRAAALVVRGAAHWLAEQGDAEGERVAPGAGVGAAEADWLAALDACAEIGEAQLSGIAGMGLTWVAVRRGRWVRAAWLLGWSEGARKVGGDPVSVLPPLQAWHEASRAALRAELDEEAYRSGYEAGGRLTAGEVLDALRADADLPGAGRRRSPRGADALTRREREVAGLVAEGLSNREIAERLVISKRTADAHVEHILAKLGVGSRGEVGAALAGA